A window of the Bradyrhizobium ottawaense genome harbors these coding sequences:
- the trpA gene encoding tryptophan synthase subunit alpha yields the protein MTTRIDARFAELAKQGRSAFVTFVMAGDPDPKTALDIIKALPKAGADMIEIGMPFTDPMADGPSIQAAGLRALKAGMTLKKTLEMVRAFRKDDDTTPLVLMGYYNPIYIYGVDKFLVDAKTAGVDGLIIVDLPPEEDTELCLPAMKAGLNFIRLATPTTDDKRLPAVLANTSGFVYYVAITGITGSASADSGAVGEAVARIKRHTKLPVCVGFGIRTPEAARAIAENSNGAVVGTALVDALRGSLDAEGRATAKTVTAVADLVAALAQGVRGAKQAAE from the coding sequence GTGACCACCCGTATCGACGCACGCTTTGCCGAACTCGCCAAACAGGGCCGCTCGGCTTTCGTTACCTTTGTGATGGCCGGCGATCCCGATCCGAAAACCGCGCTCGACATCATCAAGGCGCTGCCGAAGGCCGGCGCCGACATGATCGAGATCGGCATGCCCTTTACCGATCCGATGGCCGACGGCCCGTCGATCCAGGCGGCGGGCTTGCGCGCGCTCAAGGCCGGGATGACCCTGAAGAAGACGCTGGAGATGGTGCGCGCGTTCCGCAAGGACGACGACACCACGCCGCTGGTGCTGATGGGTTACTACAATCCGATCTATATCTACGGCGTCGACAAGTTCCTCGTCGATGCGAAGACTGCCGGCGTCGACGGGCTGATCATCGTCGACCTGCCGCCGGAGGAAGATACCGAACTCTGTCTGCCGGCGATGAAGGCGGGATTGAATTTCATCCGTCTGGCGACGCCGACCACCGACGACAAGCGCCTGCCCGCGGTGCTCGCGAACACGTCGGGCTTTGTCTATTACGTCGCGATCACCGGCATTACCGGCAGCGCCAGCGCCGATTCGGGCGCGGTCGGTGAGGCCGTCGCCCGCATCAAGCGGCATACCAAATTGCCGGTTTGTGTCGGCTTCGGCATCCGCACGCCGGAAGCGGCGCGGGCGATTGCCGAGAATTCCAATGGCGCCGTGGTCGGCACCGCGCTGGTCGATGCCTTGCGCGGCAGCCTCGATGCCGAGGGTCGCGCGACCGCCAAAACCGTTACCGCGGTGGCTGACCTCGTCGCCGCGTTGGCTCAGGGCGTGCGTGGAGCGAAACAGGCCGCGGAATAA
- the accD gene encoding acetyl-CoA carboxylase, carboxyltransferase subunit beta gives MNWLTNVVRPKIRSILRRETPENLWIKCPDSGQLVFYKDVEANQFVIPGSNYHMRMGAGARLKSVFDNQTWYDIALPDVTADPLKFRDERKYADRIKDARAKTGMNDAVKVGFGKLEGAGVVIAVQDFDFMGGSLGMAAGEAIVRGMELAVEKKSPFIMFAASGGARMQEGILSLMQMPRSTVGVQMLREAKLPYIVVLTNPTTGGVTASYAMLGDVQIAEPGALIGFAGARVIEQTIREKLPEGFQRAEYLRDHGMVDMVVHRHEMRPTLARLCRLLTKSPAIEVVSKPAPVITDPAQIVQAPDAVPAAPHA, from the coding sequence ATGAATTGGCTCACCAATGTCGTCCGGCCGAAAATCCGCAGCATCCTGCGGCGCGAGACGCCGGAGAATTTGTGGATCAAGTGCCCGGATTCCGGGCAGCTCGTGTTCTACAAGGACGTCGAGGCCAACCAGTTCGTGATCCCCGGCTCGAACTACCACATGCGCATGGGCGCGGGGGCGCGGCTGAAGTCGGTGTTCGACAACCAGACCTGGTACGACATCGCGCTGCCCGACGTCACCGCCGACCCGCTGAAATTCCGCGACGAGCGCAAATACGCCGACCGTATCAAGGACGCGCGCGCCAAGACCGGGATGAACGACGCCGTCAAGGTCGGCTTCGGCAAGCTGGAAGGCGCCGGCGTCGTGATCGCGGTGCAGGATTTCGATTTCATGGGCGGCTCGCTCGGCATGGCGGCGGGCGAAGCGATCGTGCGCGGGATGGAGCTCGCGGTCGAAAAGAAATCGCCGTTCATCATGTTCGCAGCCTCCGGCGGCGCGCGGATGCAGGAAGGCATCCTGTCGCTGATGCAGATGCCGCGCAGCACCGTCGGCGTGCAGATGTTGCGCGAGGCCAAGCTGCCCTACATCGTGGTGCTGACCAACCCGACCACCGGCGGCGTCACCGCGTCCTATGCGATGCTCGGCGACGTGCAGATCGCCGAGCCCGGCGCGCTTATTGGCTTCGCCGGCGCGCGCGTGATCGAACAGACCATTCGCGAAAAACTGCCGGAAGGTTTTCAGCGCGCCGAATATCTGCGCGACCATGGCATGGTCGACATGGTGGTGCATCGCCACGAGATGCGCCCCACTCTGGCAAGACTCTGTCGTCTCCTGACCAAATCGCCGGCGATCGAGGTTGTTTCCAAGCCTGCGCCTGTCATCACCGACCCGGCCCAGATCGTCCAGGCGCCGGATGCGGTGCCGGCCGCTCCCCACGCGTGA
- a CDS encoding bifunctional folylpolyglutamate synthase/dihydrofolate synthase — MNAPAAKPQPLDQLIARLSALHPRQIDLSLDRMHRLLAALDHPERRLPPVIHVAGTNGKGSTVAYLRAILEAAGLRVHVFTSPYLVRINECFRLGRNKGGVLVDDDELRGTLEHCERANKGEPVTIFEIETAAAFCLFARHPADVVLLEVGLGGRLDSTNVIAAPLATVIAPVSMDHTEFLGNSLTAIAGEKAAIIKRNVPVVCAEQAPDAMAVIEAQAGRMRAPLHAAGQQWHVSVERGRLVYQDERGLMDLAAPKLFGRHQFDNAGLAIATLRAIDAFKIGMPAFEAGIVNAEWPARMQRLVSGALVDQGPTGCEIWLDGGHNAEGGRVTAAALGDLEERVSRPLVVIAGMMANKDAGAFLANFAGLTRHIMAVPIPGRGNAMPPDRLADAARALGMRVENAASVEAALQTLSRLAYEVPPRILITGSLYLAGHVLAVNGTPPA; from the coding sequence GTGAACGCGCCTGCCGCCAAACCCCAACCGCTCGATCAGTTGATCGCGCGGCTGTCGGCCCTTCATCCGCGTCAAATCGACCTCAGCCTCGATCGCATGCACCGGCTGCTGGCGGCGCTCGATCATCCCGAGCGCCGGCTGCCGCCGGTCATCCATGTCGCGGGCACCAACGGCAAGGGCTCGACGGTCGCTTATCTGCGCGCGATCCTCGAAGCCGCCGGCTTGCGCGTCCATGTTTTTACCTCGCCGTATCTGGTTCGGATCAACGAATGCTTTCGCCTGGGCCGCAACAAGGGCGGCGTGCTGGTGGACGATGACGAATTGCGCGGAACGCTGGAGCATTGCGAGCGGGCCAACAAAGGCGAGCCGGTCACGATCTTTGAAATCGAGACTGCTGCGGCGTTCTGTCTGTTTGCGCGGCATCCGGCCGATGTCGTGTTGCTGGAGGTCGGTCTCGGTGGCCGGCTTGATTCCACCAACGTGATCGCGGCGCCGCTGGCTACCGTCATCGCGCCGGTCAGCATGGATCACACCGAATTTCTCGGCAATTCGCTGACGGCGATCGCGGGCGAGAAGGCCGCCATCATCAAGCGCAACGTGCCGGTGGTGTGCGCCGAGCAGGCGCCGGACGCGATGGCGGTGATCGAGGCGCAAGCCGGCCGCATGCGTGCGCCGCTGCATGCAGCCGGCCAGCAATGGCATGTCAGCGTCGAGCGCGGCCGGCTGGTTTACCAGGACGAGCGCGGCCTGATGGATCTGGCGGCGCCAAAGCTGTTCGGGCGGCATCAGTTCGACAATGCCGGACTGGCGATTGCGACCTTGCGTGCGATCGATGCGTTCAAGATCGGCATGCCGGCGTTCGAGGCCGGTATCGTCAACGCGGAATGGCCGGCGCGGATGCAGCGCCTGGTCTCGGGCGCGCTGGTCGATCAGGGCCCGACGGGTTGCGAGATCTGGCTTGATGGTGGCCACAATGCCGAGGGCGGCCGCGTGACGGCCGCAGCACTCGGCGATCTCGAGGAACGGGTGTCTCGCCCGCTCGTCGTGATCGCGGGCATGATGGCGAACAAGGATGCCGGCGCCTTCCTCGCCAATTTCGCCGGGCTGACGCGTCACATTATGGCGGTGCCCATTCCCGGCCGCGGCAACGCGATGCCGCCGGACCGTCTGGCGGATGCCGCCCGCGCGCTCGGCATGCGCGTGGAGAATGCCGCCAGCGTCGAAGCCGCGCTGCAGACGCTGTCGCGCCTCGCTTACGAAGTGCCGCCGCGCATCCTGATCACGGGCTCGCTCTACCTCGCCGGGCATGTCCTCGCTGTCAACGGCACGCCTCCTGCATAG
- a CDS encoding metallophosphoesterase family protein, producing the protein MRFAAIADVHGNYLALEAVLADIRAQGITDIVNLGDIASGPLDARRTMDMLMALDAVHVLGNHDRYLIDRLPEKMGSWDRPAHAQLDASHLDWLRAVPKTQVFREKVFLCHATPAHDEIYWLETVLPDGTVRMSSLDAIEERAKGVTQSLILCAHTHVARAVQLRDGRLVVNPGSVGSPGYRDIHPYPHVIEAGTPDARYAILELVAGDWRVTFRHVPYDHAAMADLARQNGQAELASALATGWIE; encoded by the coding sequence ATGCGTTTTGCCGCGATTGCCGACGTGCACGGGAATTATCTCGCGCTGGAAGCCGTGCTGGCCGACATCCGCGCGCAGGGAATTACTGACATCGTCAATCTCGGCGACATAGCGAGCGGCCCGCTCGACGCGCGGCGCACGATGGACATGCTGATGGCGCTCGACGCCGTGCATGTGCTCGGCAACCACGACCGCTATCTGATCGACCGGCTCCCGGAGAAGATGGGTTCATGGGACCGGCCGGCCCATGCGCAACTCGATGCCAGTCATCTCGACTGGCTGCGCGCGGTGCCGAAGACGCAGGTGTTTCGCGAAAAAGTCTTCCTCTGCCACGCCACGCCCGCGCATGACGAGATCTACTGGCTGGAGACCGTCTTGCCTGACGGTACGGTGCGAATGTCGTCGCTCGACGCGATCGAGGAGCGAGCCAAGGGGGTCACGCAGTCACTGATCCTGTGCGCCCACACCCACGTCGCCCGCGCTGTCCAGCTTCGTGACGGCCGCCTGGTCGTCAATCCCGGCAGCGTCGGCTCGCCCGGCTATCGCGATATTCATCCATATCCGCATGTCATCGAAGCCGGCACGCCGGATGCGCGTTACGCGATTTTAGAACTCGTCGCCGGCGATTGGCGCGTGACGTTTCGTCATGTGCCGTACGATCACGCCGCGATGGCCGATCTGGCGAGGCAGAACGGTCAAGCCGAATTGGCGTCCGCGCTGGCGACGGGATGGATTGAATAA
- the trxA gene encoding thioredoxin, giving the protein MAVGKVSDADFEAEVLNATGPVVVDFWAEWCGPCRMIAPALDEISGAMGDKVKIVKLNVDESPKTASKYGVMSIPTLMIFKGGEMASRQVGAAPKQKLQQWITAAV; this is encoded by the coding sequence ATGGCCGTTGGCAAGGTTTCTGACGCTGATTTCGAAGCCGAAGTGCTCAACGCGACCGGCCCGGTCGTGGTCGATTTCTGGGCCGAATGGTGTGGCCCCTGCCGCATGATCGCGCCCGCGCTTGACGAGATTTCCGGCGCCATGGGCGACAAGGTCAAGATCGTGAAGCTGAACGTCGATGAGAGCCCGAAGACGGCCTCGAAGTACGGCGTGATGTCGATCCCGACCCTGATGATCTTCAAGGGCGGCGAGATGGCCTCGCGCCAGGTCGGCGCCGCGCCGAAGCAGAAGCTGCAGCAGTGGATCACCGCTGCGGTGTGA
- the addB gene encoding double-strand break repair protein AddB yields the protein MRVFSVPVSVPLLRTVIAALVDGRLVDGFEARNNPLNLARATLYLPTRRAGRLAREIFLDELKSDAAILPRIVALGDIDEDELAFSESSEQFGGTAPLDIPPRLGELERRLTLAHLVAAWAKGPVLAPLVVGGPASTLALAGDLARLMDDMVTRGVAWEALDKLVPDQLDQYWQHSLQFLRIARQIWPDHLKEIGRIEPAERRDRLIDAEAVRLAAHHDGPVIAAGSTGSMPATAKFLAVVAGLKQGAVVLPGLDTDLDDDAWQIIGGVRDIKGKFTTQPSSNHPQFAMQGLLDRFGIRRRDVEILGTPAAQGRDVLVSETMRPSSATEQWHDRLAQPEVSAKISAGMANLAVVEAPNSEMESLAIAIAMREARHLGKSAALVTPDRALARRVMAALTRWNLEFDDSGGDALTDTPAGIFARLTAEAAAKGLEPPTLLALLKHPLLRLGGALGTLKRAIEVLELAVLRGTRPQAGSQGLARDFDRFRSELKKLNNEETSSLHRSEQRAKLKEDELDLARSLIAALQKAFAPLESMAPSRPYDFAELAQRHHEVLTALCGDQDGVAVVFEGSQGSALAAAFDDLLGEGKPSGLMVQLGDYPEVFQTAFADRMVRRPEHANAHLQIYGQLEARMTEADRVILGGLVEGVWPPAPRVDPWLSRPMRHELGLDLPERRIGLAAHDFAQLLGTNEVILTHSAKVGGAPAVASRFLHRLEAVAGEARWEEAKRAGENYVRFADELDRPEKVEPVKQPAPKPPLATRPLKLSVTAIEDWLRDPYTIYAKYILRLDPLDPVDMPLSAADRGSAIHNALGEFTQTFAEALPGDVVQTLRAIGAKHFAPLMERPEAKALWWPRFQRIVGWFADWEQARRDSIDNIKAETRGDIGISLDNARTFVLSARADRIERRHDGSFAILDYKTGQPPTGKQVRMGLSPQLTLEAAILRKGGFKDIPADSSVGELVYVRLSGNNPPGLQRTLELKIRNNDTPQPPDAAADEALQKLEALIRAFENEDQAYTSLNLSMWSNRYGAYDDLARIKEWSAAGGLGIEEW from the coding sequence ATGCGCGTTTTCAGCGTTCCCGTCTCCGTGCCGCTGTTGCGCACCGTTATCGCCGCTCTGGTCGATGGCCGGCTGGTCGATGGATTCGAGGCCCGCAACAATCCGTTGAATCTGGCGCGGGCGACGCTCTATCTGCCGACCCGGCGCGCCGGACGGCTGGCGCGGGAAATTTTTCTCGATGAGTTGAAAAGCGATGCCGCGATCCTGCCGCGCATCGTCGCGCTCGGCGACATCGACGAGGATGAGCTGGCGTTTTCGGAAAGCTCCGAACAGTTCGGCGGCACCGCGCCGCTCGACATTCCGCCGCGGCTCGGCGAGCTCGAACGCCGGTTGACGCTGGCGCACCTCGTTGCCGCTTGGGCGAAGGGTCCGGTGCTGGCGCCGCTCGTGGTCGGCGGCCCAGCTTCGACGCTGGCGCTGGCCGGCGACCTGGCGCGGCTGATGGACGACATGGTGACGCGCGGCGTCGCCTGGGAAGCGCTCGACAAACTGGTGCCCGACCAGCTCGACCAATACTGGCAGCACTCGCTGCAATTCCTGCGCATCGCGCGCCAGATATGGCCGGATCATCTGAAGGAAATCGGCAGGATCGAGCCCGCGGAACGGCGCGATCGTCTGATCGACGCGGAAGCCGTGCGCCTCGCCGCGCATCACGACGGCCCGGTGATCGCGGCGGGTTCGACCGGCTCGATGCCCGCGACCGCGAAATTCCTGGCCGTCGTCGCCGGCCTGAAGCAAGGCGCGGTGGTGCTGCCGGGGCTCGATACCGATCTTGACGACGACGCCTGGCAGATCATCGGCGGCGTCAGGGACATCAAGGGCAAATTCACCACGCAGCCCTCGTCGAACCATCCGCAATTCGCGATGCAGGGACTGCTCGACCGCTTCGGCATCCGGCGCCGCGATGTCGAGATCCTGGGCACGCCGGCGGCACAGGGTCGCGACGTGCTGGTCTCGGAGACGATGCGGCCGTCGAGCGCGACCGAGCAATGGCATGACCGGCTGGCGCAGCCGGAGGTATCCGCGAAGATTTCCGCCGGGATGGCCAACCTCGCGGTGGTCGAAGCGCCGAATTCCGAAATGGAGTCGCTGGCGATCGCGATTGCGATGCGCGAGGCGCGGCATCTCGGCAAATCGGCAGCCTTGGTGACGCCGGACCGCGCGCTGGCCCGCCGGGTGATGGCGGCGCTGACCCGCTGGAATCTCGAATTCGACGATTCCGGCGGCGACGCCCTGACAGACACCCCCGCCGGCATTTTTGCGCGCCTCACCGCGGAGGCCGCCGCCAAGGGGCTGGAACCGCCGACCTTGCTGGCGCTGTTGAAGCATCCGCTGCTCCGGCTCGGCGGTGCGCTGGGAACGCTCAAGCGCGCCATCGAAGTGCTCGAACTGGCGGTGCTGCGCGGCACCCGGCCGCAAGCCGGTAGCCAAGGCCTCGCCCGCGACTTCGATCGTTTCCGGAGCGAGCTCAAAAAACTCAACAACGAGGAAACCTCGTCACTTCACCGCTCCGAGCAGCGCGCGAAGTTGAAAGAGGATGAGCTTGATCTGGCCCGATCGCTGATCGCCGCGCTGCAGAAGGCGTTCGCACCGCTGGAGAGCATGGCGCCATCGAGGCCCTATGATTTTGCCGAACTGGCGCAACGCCACCACGAGGTGCTGACCGCGCTTTGCGGCGACCAGGACGGCGTGGCCGTGGTGTTCGAGGGCAGTCAGGGATCGGCACTGGCGGCGGCATTCGACGATCTGCTCGGCGAAGGCAAGCCCAGCGGGCTGATGGTCCAGCTCGGCGATTATCCCGAGGTGTTTCAAACCGCCTTTGCCGACCGCATGGTGCGCCGGCCGGAGCATGCCAATGCGCACCTGCAGATCTACGGCCAGCTCGAAGCGCGCATGACGGAAGCCGATCGTGTCATCCTCGGCGGACTGGTCGAGGGCGTGTGGCCGCCGGCGCCGCGGGTCGATCCATGGCTGAGCCGGCCGATGCGGCATGAACTCGGCCTCGATCTTCCGGAGCGCCGTATCGGCCTCGCCGCGCACGACTTCGCGCAACTGCTCGGGACCAATGAGGTGATTCTCACCCATTCCGCGAAAGTCGGCGGCGCGCCGGCCGTCGCCTCGCGCTTCCTGCACCGGCTCGAAGCCGTCGCCGGCGAAGCGCGCTGGGAAGAAGCGAAGCGTGCCGGCGAAAACTATGTCCGCTTCGCCGATGAACTGGACCGGCCCGAGAAAGTCGAGCCGGTCAAACAGCCCGCGCCAAAGCCGCCGCTGGCAACGCGGCCGCTCAAACTGTCGGTCACCGCAATCGAGGACTGGCTGCGCGATCCCTACACCATCTACGCGAAATATATTTTGCGGCTCGATCCGCTCGATCCCGTCGACATGCCGCTGTCGGCCGCCGATCGCGGCTCGGCGATTCACAATGCGCTCGGGGAATTCACCCAGACCTTTGCCGAAGCACTGCCCGGCGACGTCGTGCAGACGCTGCGCGCCATCGGCGCGAAACATTTTGCCCCGCTGATGGAACGGCCGGAGGCAAAGGCGCTGTGGTGGCCGCGGTTTCAGCGCATTGTCGGCTGGTTCGCCGATTGGGAGCAGGCGCGGCGCGACAGCATCGACAACATCAAGGCCGAGACCCGAGGCGACATCGGAATTTCGCTCGACAATGCGCGGACTTTCGTTCTCTCCGCGCGCGCCGACCGGATCGAGCGACGCCACGACGGCAGCTTTGCGATCCTGGACTACAAGACCGGGCAACCGCCGACCGGCAAGCAGGTGCGCATGGGCCTGTCGCCGCAACTGACGCTGGAGGCCGCGATCCTGCGCAAAGGCGGCTTCAAGGATATTCCGGCGGATTCCTCCGTCGGCGAACTGGTCTATGTCAGGCTCAGCGGCAACAATCCGCCCGGCCTGCAACGGACGCTGGAGCTGAAAATCCGAAACAACGATACGCCACAGCCACCGGATGCTGCGGCCGACGAGGCGCTGCAGAAGCTGGAAGCCCTGATCCGCGCTTTCGAGAACGAGGATCAGGCCTACACCTCCCTGAACCTGTCGATGTGGTCGAACCGCTACGGCGCCTATGACGACCTCGCCCGCATCAAGGAATGGTCTGCAGCCGGCGGCCTGGGAATCGAGGAATGGTGA
- a CDS encoding nucleotidyltransferase family protein: MPVIPTKAMVLAAGLGLRMRPLTDHMPKPLVRVAGQPLLDHVLDKLADAGVSEAVVNVHYLPDQIITHTATRSRPRVIISDERDQVLGTGGAVVKALPLLGSQPFFHLNADTMWIDGVRPNLTRLAETFDPARMDILLLMAPTTTSIGYAGRGDYAMLPDGALRKRREHQVVPFVYAGAAILSPSLFDGAPAGEFSLTKMFDRANEQERLFGLRLDGVWMHVGTPDAVEAAEEAFLESVA, encoded by the coding sequence ATGCCCGTTATCCCCACCAAAGCCATGGTTCTCGCCGCCGGTCTTGGCCTGCGCATGCGCCCGTTGACCGACCACATGCCGAAGCCGCTGGTGCGTGTGGCGGGCCAGCCGTTGCTCGATCACGTGCTGGACAAGCTCGCCGATGCCGGCGTCAGCGAAGCCGTGGTCAACGTGCATTACCTGCCCGACCAGATCATCACGCATACCGCTACCCGCAGCCGCCCCCGTGTCATCATCTCCGATGAACGCGACCAGGTGCTCGGCACCGGCGGCGCCGTGGTCAAGGCGCTGCCTCTGCTGGGCAGCCAGCCGTTCTTCCATCTCAATGCCGACACGATGTGGATCGACGGCGTGCGGCCTAACCTGACGCGGCTGGCCGAAACCTTCGATCCGGCGCGGATGGACATCCTGCTGCTGATGGCGCCGACCACGACCAGCATCGGCTATGCCGGCCGCGGCGACTACGCGATGCTGCCGGATGGTGCGTTGCGCAAACGCAGGGAGCATCAGGTGGTGCCGTTCGTCTATGCCGGCGCGGCCATCCTGTCGCCGTCGCTGTTTGACGGCGCGCCCGCCGGCGAGTTTTCGCTGACGAAGATGTTCGACCGCGCCAACGAACAGGAGCGGCTGTTCGGCCTGCGGCTCGACGGCGTCTGGATGCATGTCGGAACCCCCGATGCGGTCGAGGCCGCGGAAGAGGCGTTTCTGGAGAGCGTGGCGTAA
- a CDS encoding PilZ domain-containing protein, with protein sequence MATSERRKGDRVTFERGFAAHMMGIDGTWRRDCVMEDVSETGAKLTVDGSVEGLHLKEFFLLLSSTGLAYRRCELAWVNGDQIGVNFLKQADKKKKAAAKRADAEA encoded by the coding sequence ATGGCGACATCGGAACGGCGCAAGGGTGATCGCGTCACATTCGAGCGCGGCTTTGCCGCGCACATGATGGGCATCGACGGCACCTGGCGGCGCGACTGCGTGATGGAGGACGTCTCCGAGACCGGCGCCAAGCTGACGGTCGATGGTTCCGTCGAGGGTTTGCATCTGAAGGAATTCTTCCTGCTGCTGTCGTCAACCGGGCTCGCCTATCGCCGCTGCGAACTGGCCTGGGTCAATGGCGACCAGATTGGCGTCAATTTCCTGAAGCAGGCCGACAAGAAGAAAAAGGCAGCGGCCAAGCGCGCCGACGCCGAGGCCTGA
- the tsaE gene encoding tRNA (adenosine(37)-N6)-threonylcarbamoyltransferase complex ATPase subunit type 1 TsaE, with amino-acid sequence MTAPATFSIALPNETATAHLMADLALLVGPGDVITLSGDLGAGKTAAARAMIRYLADDAALEVPSPTFTLAQSYDLPFPIVHADLYRINDASELEEIGLSPLPEGTLVLIEWPERAPDALPEDRIDLAFSHRPAFGSSARAAAITGYGKAAAQVERLSALRYFLDDAGFTNAERERMPGDASTRSYARLVQDGDAAILMNSPRRPDGPAIYDGKSYSAAVHLAEDVKPFVAIANGLRRHGFSAPAIRHIDLDQGFLITEDFGDAGVIEGDPPRPIAERYEAAVDMLAALHRETLPETLPLTPELSYAMPVFDIDAWLVEIGLMTEWYLADRDAELSREGREQFEAMWRQVLAKPAAALRTWVMRDFHSPNIIWLGERTGILRVGIIDFQDAVLGPAAYDLVSLLQDARIDVPEQLELTLLTRYIKARRAADSQFDAADFAELYAIMSAQRNTRLLGTFARLNRRDGKPQYLRHQPRIWTYLNRSLVHPALAGFRDWYAANVPPPVP; translated from the coding sequence ATGACCGCGCCCGCGACATTCTCCATAGCGCTCCCGAACGAGACGGCGACCGCGCATCTGATGGCGGACCTCGCGCTTCTGGTCGGCCCCGGCGATGTGATCACGCTGTCGGGCGATCTCGGCGCCGGCAAGACCGCAGCAGCCCGGGCGATGATCCGCTATCTCGCCGACGACGCCGCGCTGGAGGTGCCGAGCCCGACCTTCACGCTGGCGCAGAGCTACGACCTGCCGTTTCCGATCGTTCACGCCGACCTCTATCGCATCAACGATGCCAGCGAGCTGGAGGAGATCGGACTGTCGCCGCTGCCGGAGGGCACGCTGGTCCTGATCGAGTGGCCGGAGCGCGCCCCGGACGCGCTTCCCGAAGATCGCATCGACCTTGCCTTCAGCCATCGTCCGGCGTTCGGATCCTCCGCGCGCGCCGCCGCGATTACCGGCTACGGCAAGGCCGCCGCGCAGGTCGAGAGGCTGAGCGCCCTGCGCTACTTCCTCGATGACGCCGGCTTCACGAATGCGGAGCGGGAGCGCATGCCCGGCGATGCCTCGACGCGTTCCTATGCGCGGCTCGTCCAGGACGGCGACGCCGCCATCCTGATGAACTCGCCGCGGCGTCCGGATGGACCGGCGATCTATGACGGGAAATCCTACAGCGCGGCGGTGCATCTCGCCGAAGACGTCAAGCCGTTCGTCGCCATCGCCAACGGCCTGCGCCGGCATGGCTTCTCGGCGCCCGCGATCCGGCACATCGATCTCGACCAGGGTTTCCTGATCACCGAGGATTTCGGCGACGCTGGTGTGATCGAAGGCGACCCGCCGCGGCCGATCGCCGAGCGCTACGAGGCCGCCGTCGACATGCTGGCGGCGCTGCACCGCGAGACGCTGCCCGAAACGCTGCCGCTGACACCAGAGCTCAGCTACGCCATGCCCGTGTTCGACATCGACGCGTGGCTGGTCGAGATCGGGCTGATGACGGAATGGTATCTCGCCGACCGCGACGCCGAGCTCAGCCGTGAAGGCCGCGAACAATTCGAAGCGATGTGGCGCCAGGTGTTGGCGAAGCCGGCAGCCGCGCTGCGGACGTGGGTGATGCGGGACTTTCATTCCCCCAACATCATCTGGCTCGGCGAACGCACCGGCATCCTGCGCGTCGGCATCATCGACTTCCAGGATGCCGTGCTGGGGCCTGCCGCCTACGATCTGGTGTCGCTGCTGCAGGATGCCCGGATCGATGTCCCGGAGCAGCTCGAGCTGACGCTGTTGACCCGCTACATCAAGGCGCGGCGCGCGGCCGACAGCCAGTTCGACGCCGCCGATTTCGCCGAGCTCTACGCCATCATGTCGGCGCAGCGAAACACGCGCCTGCTCGGCACCTTCGCCCGGCTCAACCGCCGCGACGGAAAGCCGCAATATCTGCGCCACCAGCCCCGGATCTGGACCTATTTGAACCGCTCGCTGGTGCACCCGGCGCTGGCCGGGTTTCGCGACTGGTACGCCGCGAACGTCCCCCCGCCGGTTCCCTGA